A DNA window from Thalassospiraceae bacterium LMO-JJ14 contains the following coding sequences:
- the tsaB gene encoding tRNA (adenosine(37)-N6)-threonylcarbamoyltransferase complex dimerization subunit type 1 TsaB — MTIVLGIDTATSGCAVALCRDGERLADARERMARGQSEALLPMINDVMDRSGVDFADIDAIAVTRGPGAFTGLRIGLAAARALALAIARPCLGIITFDILLAQVLETDALESADALVIAVESKREELFIALFNPQGGPIGEAAVLRPEQVGGLLEGCRRVVVAGDGGARVAEALGANFDVRHLHDVDIPDPCVIARIGYNNLNIRDNFPATPLYLRPPDVSLPKA; from the coding sequence ATGACAATCGTACTCGGCATCGATACCGCAACGAGCGGCTGTGCCGTGGCGCTGTGCCGTGATGGCGAACGCCTTGCCGACGCACGTGAGCGCATGGCGCGCGGCCAGTCGGAAGCCTTGCTGCCGATGATCAATGACGTGATGGATCGCAGCGGTGTCGATTTCGCCGATATAGATGCGATTGCCGTCACCCGGGGGCCCGGCGCGTTCACCGGGCTCAGGATCGGTCTTGCCGCAGCGCGCGCTTTGGCACTGGCCATTGCCCGCCCCTGTCTCGGAATCATTACTTTCGACATATTATTAGCGCAAGTACTCGAAACGGATGCGCTCGAAAGCGCGGACGCATTGGTTATCGCCGTTGAAAGCAAGCGTGAAGAACTCTTCATTGCCCTGTTCAACCCGCAGGGCGGGCCAATCGGTGAGGCCGCAGTATTACGCCCGGAGCAGGTTGGCGGGCTTCTGGAGGGCTGTAGGCGAGTCGTCGTCGCTGGCGATGGCGGTGCCAGGGTGGCAGAGGCCCTGGGCGCGAATTTCGATGTCCGGCATTTGCATGACGTCGACATTCCGGATCCTTGTGTCATTGCAAGGATTGGATATAACAATTTGAATATAAGAGATAATTTCCCAGCGACGCCGCTGTACCTGCGACCGCCGGATGTGTCGCTGCCCAAGGCCTGA
- a CDS encoding MucR family transcriptional regulator has translation MSEQPTQTDLLELTSEIVSAHASNNTIAANDLPQIIKDVFATLQTLGSIDAPQERPQPAIAIKKSITPDYIVCLEDGKQLKMLKRHLKTSYNMTPEEYRERWGLPADYPMVAPNYAKKRSSLAKKIGLGRKPGARRNAK, from the coding sequence ATGTCTGAGCAGCCGACCCAAACGGACCTTCTTGAACTTACCTCTGAGATTGTGTCTGCGCACGCATCAAACAATACGATTGCCGCAAATGATTTGCCGCAGATCATAAAAGATGTTTTCGCAACGCTGCAAACACTGGGCAGCATCGATGCCCCCCAGGAACGTCCGCAACCGGCCATTGCCATCAAAAAATCCATAACGCCGGATTACATCGTCTGTCTTGAGGACGGCAAGCAGCTGAAGATGCTGAAGCGCCATTTGAAGACATCCTATAACATGACACCCGAAGAATACCGCGAACGGTGGGGTTTGCCTGCGGACTATCCGATGGTTGCGCCGAATTACGCCAAGAAGCGAAGCTCGCTCGCCAAGAAAATCGGCCTCGGCCGTAAGCCGGGCGCGCGCCGGAACGCCAAATAA
- the miaB gene encoding tRNA (N6-isopentenyl adenosine(37)-C2)-methylthiotransferase MiaB, with product MKKSVHIKSYGCQMNVYDASRMHDVLAPLGYDSATDMSGADLVILNTCHIREKAAEKVYSELGRLRQEKAERAQSSRPMRIAVGGCVAQAEGEEILRRAPYVDLVFGPQTYHRLPLMLRELESRGQAVVDTEFPADDKFDQLPEAGKLEGASAFLTVQEGCDKFCTFCVVPYTRGAEFSRPVDPVLREARLLAAKGAREITLLGQNVNAYHGVHDDGAEWSLGRLIRELAEIDGLERIRYTTSYPAEVDAELIAAHRDVPELMPFLHLPVQSGSDKVLKAMNRRHSAGDYREIVSRLRAAQPDLALSSDFIVGFPGETDADFQETMALVRDVGFVQAYSFKYSPRPGTPAADMEDQVPEALKSERLQELQGELNRQQIVFNESCVGRTMPVLFDRPGARDGQLVGRSPYMQAVHASLPTNLMGEIVTVMIDTAKPNSLSAAVRDQQEAVA from the coding sequence GTGAAAAAGTCCGTCCATATCAAATCGTATGGTTGCCAGATGAATGTCTATGATGCATCGCGGATGCACGATGTTCTGGCGCCGTTGGGATATGACAGCGCCACTGATATGAGCGGTGCCGATCTGGTTATCCTCAACACCTGCCATATCCGCGAGAAGGCGGCCGAGAAGGTGTACTCCGAGCTTGGCCGTCTGCGCCAGGAGAAGGCCGAGCGCGCTCAATCTTCACGTCCGATGCGCATTGCCGTCGGCGGCTGCGTCGCCCAGGCGGAAGGCGAGGAAATCCTGCGCCGCGCGCCTTATGTCGACCTGGTCTTCGGCCCGCAGACATATCACCGGCTACCGCTGATGCTGCGCGAACTGGAAAGCCGGGGACAGGCCGTTGTCGATACGGAATTTCCGGCGGACGATAAATTCGATCAGCTGCCGGAAGCCGGCAAGCTTGAGGGTGCCAGCGCGTTTCTGACGGTTCAGGAAGGCTGCGACAAGTTCTGCACCTTCTGTGTCGTTCCTTATACCCGCGGTGCGGAATTCTCCCGGCCTGTCGATCCGGTATTGCGCGAAGCCCGCCTTCTCGCCGCCAAGGGCGCGCGCGAGATCACGCTGCTCGGCCAGAACGTCAACGCATACCATGGCGTGCATGATGACGGTGCGGAGTGGTCGCTTGGCAGACTGATCCGTGAGCTGGCGGAAATCGACGGCCTCGAGCGTATTCGTTATACCACGTCATATCCGGCTGAAGTGGACGCGGAACTGATCGCGGCACATCGCGATGTACCGGAACTCATGCCATTTTTGCATTTGCCGGTGCAGTCCGGCTCGGACAAGGTTCTGAAAGCCATGAACCGCCGCCACAGCGCCGGAGATTACCGGGAAATCGTCAGCCGCTTGCGTGCGGCACAACCGGATCTTGCCCTTTCATCCGACTTTATCGTCGGCTTCCCCGGCGAAACGGATGCGGATTTTCAGGAAACCATGGCACTGGTCCGCGACGTCGGGTTCGTTCAGGCGTATTCCTTCAAATACAGTCCGCGTCCCGGCACGCCGGCCGCCGACATGGAAGACCAGGTGCCCGAAGCGCTTAAATCCGAACGGCTGCAGGAACTGCAGGGCGAACTCAATCGTCAGCAGATCGTGTTTAATGAGAGCTGTGTCGGGCGCACGATGCCGGTCCTGTTCGACCGCCCGGGTGCGCGCGACGGACAGCTTGTCGGACGCAGCCCTTACATGCAGGCAGTTCATGCATCGTTGCCCACCAACCTTATGGGAGAGATCGTCACCGTCATGATCGACACAGCGAAACCAAACAGCCTTTCCGCCGCCGTCCGTGATCAACAGGAGGCCGTCGCTTGA
- a CDS encoding sulfurtransferase TusA family protein, with protein MKKINNDQKSISPDHTIDITGLICPMTFVRTKLLLEKIAPGDVLEVRLKGEEPLTNVPRSARQHGHTILSLTPETPDQAPAGIHRLLIRKEDA; from the coding sequence ATGAAAAAAATCAATAATGATCAGAAAAGTATTTCTCCGGACCATACAATAGACATCACCGGCCTGATCTGCCCCATGACCTTCGTGCGGACAAAGCTGCTCCTTGAGAAAATAGCCCCCGGCGACGTTCTCGAGGTCCGGCTCAAGGGCGAAGAGCCGCTGACAAACGTGCCCCGCTCCGCACGTCAGCACGGCCACACCATATTGTCGCTCACGCCTGAAACGCCGGACCAGGCGCCGGCAGGCATACACCGCCTGCTGATTCGCAAAGAAGACGCCTAG
- a CDS encoding PhoH family protein, with protein sequence MALFGSHHSHLAQIESSLKVVIHARGNEVTITGDAEAVARALSVLDALYERLEKGQDVDQPEVDAMLRFSAEPERSMPGMDAGVSTRNRVVSARTPTQADYLRAIDESELVFAEGPAGTGKTYLAVAKAVERLVRGDVERIILSRPAVEAGEQLGFLPGDMREKVDPYLRPLYDALHDMMPGQQVQKRLESGEIEVAPLAFMRGRTLANAFVILDEAQNTTAVQMKMFLTRLGENSRMVITGDLSQVDLPRGTRSGLRDAREALSQVEGIRFLRFKDSDVVRHQLVGRIVKAYNSLESKRGAGAQYKNEDKAAGDDED encoded by the coding sequence ATCGCCCTTTTCGGTTCACATCATAGCCATCTGGCGCAAATCGAAAGCAGCCTCAAGGTCGTTATTCACGCCCGCGGGAACGAGGTTACGATCACCGGCGACGCCGAAGCCGTTGCCCGCGCCCTCAGCGTTCTCGATGCTTTATATGAACGTCTCGAAAAGGGTCAGGATGTGGATCAACCGGAAGTCGATGCCATGTTGCGCTTTTCCGCCGAGCCCGAGCGCTCGATGCCGGGCATGGATGCCGGTGTCAGCACCCGCAATCGCGTTGTCAGCGCACGCACGCCGACGCAGGCGGACTATCTGCGCGCCATCGACGAGTCGGAGCTGGTTTTCGCCGAAGGCCCGGCCGGGACAGGCAAGACATACCTGGCTGTTGCCAAGGCGGTCGAGCGCCTGGTTCGGGGCGATGTGGAGCGGATCATTCTCTCGCGGCCGGCGGTCGAGGCCGGTGAACAGCTTGGTTTTCTGCCCGGCGATATGCGTGAAAAGGTCGACCCGTACCTGCGCCCGCTCTATGACGCGCTGCATGACATGATGCCCGGTCAGCAGGTGCAGAAGCGTCTCGAAAGCGGCGAGATCGAAGTTGCCCCGCTGGCGTTCATGCGCGGCCGCACTCTTGCCAATGCATTTGTTATTCTGGATGAGGCGCAGAACACAACGGCGGTGCAGATGAAAATGTTCCTGACGCGTCTGGGCGAAAATTCCAGGATGGTGATTACCGGAGACCTCAGCCAGGTCGATTTGCCGCGCGGCACACGATCCGGGCTGCGCGATGCGCGCGAGGCCCTGTCACAGGTTGAGGGCATCCGCTTTTTGCGTTTCAAGGACAGTGACGTCGTGCGCCACCAACTGGTCGGCCGCATCGTCAAGGCCTACAACAGTCTTGAGAGCAAACGCGGTGCGGGCGCGCAGTACAAGAACGAAGACAAGGCCGCAGGGGACGATGAAGACTGA
- a CDS encoding malonic semialdehyde reductase, with the protein MSLSPKAPLDAQALDTLFMEARTHNAWSDKPVAKVMLERIWDIARMGPTSANCSPARIVFVTSKAAKEKLRPFLMGGNVDKTMQAPATAIIGQDMAFYDKLPELFPHDDARSWFAGNAALIRETAFRNSTLQGAYFMLAARALGLDCGPMSGFDKKKVDAAFFAGTAVESNFLCNIGYGTDKNLFPRSPRLTFAEACRVA; encoded by the coding sequence ATGTCACTTTCACCAAAAGCACCGCTGGATGCACAAGCGCTGGATACGCTGTTCATGGAAGCGCGGACCCATAACGCCTGGTCGGATAAGCCGGTCGCAAAGGTCATGCTGGAGAGAATATGGGATATTGCCCGCATGGGTCCGACGAGCGCGAACTGCAGCCCGGCACGAATCGTTTTCGTCACGTCCAAGGCGGCAAAGGAAAAACTTCGCCCCTTTCTGATGGGCGGCAATGTCGACAAAACCATGCAGGCGCCGGCCACGGCGATCATCGGCCAGGACATGGCGTTTTACGATAAATTGCCGGAATTGTTTCCGCACGACGATGCGCGGTCCTGGTTCGCCGGGAATGCCGCGTTGATCCGGGAAACGGCATTCCGCAACAGCACCTTGCAGGGCGCTTATTTCATGCTCGCGGCGCGCGCGCTCGGGCTCGATTGCGGTCCGATGTCGGGCTTCGACAAGAAAAAGGTCGATGCCGCATTTTTTGCCGGGACAGCGGTTGAATCCAACTTCCTGTGCAATATCGGTTATGGCACGGATAAGAATCTTTTCCCGCGCAGCCCGCGCCTCACGTTTGCAGAAGCCTGCCGTGTCGCATAA
- a CDS encoding polysaccharide deacetylase family protein, whose translation MFLFRLLVLPVVLASVAGGLMTTASASEPATKAVVIMYHRFGETDFPSTNVTMEQFRAHVEELRTGGYHVESLPKIVAALRSGEKLPPKTVGLSVDDAYESVYSRAWPILKEAGYPLTVFVATDPVERNLPRYMNWDQLRELADQGVTIGSQTKSHPHMADIGRERVVAELRKSNALFEEKLGNAPDLFAYPYGEANNDVMTLVKSGGFVAAFGQHSGAIGTGSELYYLPRFAMNEAFGSLDRFKLAANALPIRVADITPDDPTISSPNPPLIGFTLTWPDRGLDRLNCYSSHVEKLDLQRLGKRIEVRTETAMPPGRTRLNCTMPAGNGRWYWFGRQFYVLKKNQTD comes from the coding sequence ATGTTTTTATTTCGATTACTTGTTTTGCCGGTCGTACTCGCATCGGTAGCCGGCGGCTTAATGACGACGGCATCGGCGAGTGAGCCGGCGACCAAAGCCGTGGTCATTATGTATCACCGTTTCGGTGAAACGGACTTCCCATCCACGAATGTTACCATGGAGCAGTTCCGCGCCCACGTCGAGGAACTGCGCACTGGTGGTTATCATGTCGAATCATTGCCGAAAATCGTCGCCGCCCTTAGAAGCGGCGAGAAGCTGCCGCCCAAAACCGTCGGCCTGAGTGTCGATGATGCCTATGAGAGTGTTTATTCGCGTGCCTGGCCGATCCTGAAGGAAGCCGGGTATCCCTTGACCGTGTTTGTTGCCACGGACCCTGTCGAGCGAAATCTGCCTCGCTACATGAACTGGGATCAGCTGCGCGAGCTTGCCGATCAAGGTGTCACCATCGGCAGTCAGACCAAATCGCACCCGCACATGGCCGATATTGGCCGCGAACGTGTCGTGGCCGAGCTTAGAAAGTCGAATGCCCTGTTCGAAGAGAAGCTTGGGAACGCGCCGGATCTGTTCGCCTATCCTTATGGCGAGGCCAACAATGACGTCATGACTCTGGTCAAAAGCGGTGGCTTCGTCGCTGCCTTCGGTCAGCATTCCGGCGCCATCGGCACCGGCAGCGAGCTATATTACCTGCCGCGGTTTGCCATGAACGAGGCCTTTGGCTCGCTTGACCGATTTAAGCTGGCGGCGAACGCGCTGCCGATACGGGTTGCCGACATAACGCCCGACGATCCGACCATATCCAGCCCGAACCCCCCGCTCATCGGTTTTACCCTGACATGGCCGGACAGGGGACTGGATCGCCTCAACTGTTATTCATCGCATGTCGAAAAACTTGATTTGCAGCGGCTGGGCAAGCGGATCGAGGTACGTACCGAAACCGCCATGCCGCCAGGCCGTACCCGGCTCAACTGCACCATGCCGGCCGGCAACGGCCGCTGGTACTGGTTCGGGCGGCAGTTCTACGTTTTGAAAAAAAATCAGACCGACTGA
- a CDS encoding Fur family transcriptional regulator gives MDVSRLERLCVDKGMKMTEQRRVIARVLSDAEDHPDVEEVYRRASKQDSKISIATVYRTMRLFEDEGIVERHDFGDGRARYEEVSDEHHDHLIDVKTGRVIEFQNEEIERLQERVARKHGLKLVGHRLELYGVPLKESDKAE, from the coding sequence ATGGACGTATCTCGCCTCGAAAGGCTGTGTGTCGACAAGGGCATGAAAATGACGGAGCAGCGGCGTGTGATCGCCCGTGTTCTGTCGGATGCCGAGGACCATCCGGATGTCGAAGAAGTCTACCGGCGCGCCTCGAAACAGGATTCCAAAATCTCCATCGCCACGGTGTATCGCACAATGCGTCTTTTCGAAGACGAAGGCATTGTCGAGCGTCACGATTTCGGTGACGGCAGGGCGCGTTACGAAGAGGTTTCGGACGAACATCACGATCACCTGATCGATGTTAAGACGGGCCGCGTGATCGAATTTCAAAACGAGGAAATCGAGCGCCTGCAGGAACGTGTGGCACGCAAGCATGGGCTTAAGCTGGTCGGGCATCGCCTGGAGCTATACGGCGTCCCCCTCAAGGAATCGGACAAGGCTGAATGA
- the ybeY gene encoding rRNA maturation RNase YbeY: MKTESTADVDGARGNLMIDVDIADPAWRQALDDPADFCREVLGAAYAFLNYPSRPYEVSVVLTDDAHQQTLNACYRDKDASTNVLSFPSGESAADGFPGDMPLPLGDISLALETVKREATAEGLSFADHFCHLLVHGMLHLGGYDHETDEDAEKMETLEIEILASRGVANPYDGRLAALKE, encoded by the coding sequence ATGAAGACTGAATCCACTGCAGACGTTGATGGCGCGCGGGGAAACCTGATGATCGATGTCGATATAGCCGATCCGGCCTGGCGTCAGGCGCTGGATGACCCCGCGGATTTCTGCCGGGAAGTGCTCGGCGCGGCTTACGCGTTTCTGAACTATCCGTCGCGTCCATATGAAGTGTCGGTGGTGCTGACGGACGATGCGCACCAGCAGACACTCAATGCCTGCTACCGGGACAAGGATGCGTCTACCAACGTGCTGTCGTTCCCGTCGGGGGAAAGTGCGGCGGACGGTTTCCCCGGCGATATGCCCTTGCCGCTCGGCGATATCTCGCTGGCGCTTGAAACGGTCAAGCGTGAGGCAACCGCTGAGGGATTGTCATTTGCCGATCATTTTTGTCATTTATTGGTGCATGGCATGCTGCACCTTGGCGGATATGATCACGAAACCGATGAAGACGCGGAAAAAATGGAAACGCTGGAAATCGAAATTCTTGCATCACGCGGCGTTGCAAACCCCTATGACGGCCGGTTGGCGGCCCTGAAAGAATGA